Genomic DNA from Candidatus Aminicenantes bacterium:
GGACCTTCGCCTTGGGCGACGAGGCCGCGCTCCTTATGGCCGGGTACCCCGACGGAAGGCCGGACAATCCTTTCCCTTATTTCACCGAGGTCATGACCGGGTTCGAATACACGGCGGCCATCGGCATGCTCTACGAGGGGAAGACGGCGGAAGGCCTACGCACGATCGGCGACAACCGGGCCCGCTACGACGGCCACAAGCGCAACCCCTACGACGAAGCCGAATGCGGCCATCACTACGGGCGGGCGATGATCAGCTGGGCCGGGATCCTGGCCTTGACGGGGTTCCACTACTCGGGGGTGGAGAAATCGCTTTCGCTGGACGCCCGGGAGGGGACGTTGTTCTGGTCCAACGGCTACGCCTACGGCACGGCGACGATGAAGAAGAACGGCGCCGGCTGGGCCGTGACCCTAAGGGCGCTCAAAGGCGAGATGGCGTTCCGAACGTTTACGGCAAACGAAAAAGAGGGGGCGATAGGGAAGTTCGTTTACACCTCGAAAGCTCTCCAGACGGTCGCTCCGGGGAAAGAGCTGACCTTCGCGGCGATACCGACAAAATAGCTAAAGGGATGAGATCCCTCGCCCCGCCTGCGGCGGGACTCGGGATGACCAGAGAATATTCGGGCTCGGGATGACCCAAGGCGGCTCCCGCCGCCTTGGGTCACTTTCCCCAGAGCTCGATGACCGCCCGACGTACGGCGTTGTTGAGCTTGCGGTAGCGGAACGTGACCTCGCGGACTTTGCGGACCTCGCCGGGCAGATCCTTGGCCGTGATCAACAACTGGCGCAGGGGGCCCGCGGCGCGGTCGACATCGATCGAGTCGCGGTCGATGCCGAAATTGACCTCGCGACGGCCCAGGAGCTGGTAGCCGTTGGGGACGACGTTTGGAGTGCAGGATGTGATGATGATGACGGCGGCGAGAACGGCCGCCCCGATTTTCCACCTCTTCATGGTTCCTCCAATCGGTAGAGTATTATAACGAAGCGCCATTATGTCACAAGCGCAAGCCCTCCGCCAAGCGCGGGAAGTGGCGCCCGGATATGGTAAAATGCCGGTCGAGTAGAAAGGTTTCCATCAATAGAGAGGCGATCCCATGAAGCTCACCCGCCGCAATTACCTCCGTCTTTCCGGCCTCGGCGGCCTCGGCCTGGCCGGCCGGGGCTTCCTCCACGGCTGGCCCGGCAACCCTGCCGCCCGGCCCGACGATCTTCCGGCCGTCATGAGGCGCTTGGCCGGAGGGCGCGTCCAAAGGTTCAACATGTCGGGTTTCGCGGCCCCGCCGCTTCAAAAAGTCCGCCTCGGAATCATCGGCCTGGGCCAGCGCGGGCCGGCCCATATGATCACCATGACCCATGTCGAGGGGACCGAGATCAAGGCTCTCTGCGACATTCGGCCGGACAAGGCCGCGGCGGCGAAAAAACAGCTCGAGGGGACCCTTCACGCGCCCGACGTCTATACCGGCCCGGAAGACTGGAAAAAAGTCTGCCAGCGGGAGGACCTCGACCTGATCGTTCTGACCACTCCCTGGTATATGCACGCCATGATGGCGGTCTACGCCATGGACCACGGCAAGCACGTGGCCTCCGAGGTTCCCGCGGCGGGGACCATCGAAGAGTGCTGGCGGCTGGTGGAAACGGCCGAGCGGACCAGGCGGCATCTGATGATGATGGAAAACTACTGCTACCTGCCGTTCCAGCTCCTGACCCTCAACCTGGCCCGGCAGGGCTTTTTCGGGGATGTCGTGCACGGCGATTGCGCCTATAACACGAGCAAGATGGGGAACAACTTCTCCAAGACCATGTATTGGGACATGTGGTGGCTGCGCCAGTACGCCAAGCGGCGGGGCAACCTCTATCCCACCCACGGCCTGGGCCCGGTCAGCACCATCATGGACATCAACCGGGGGGACCGCTTCGAGTTCCTGGTCGCCGTCGAAAGCCGCGACTTCATGATGCGGGCCAAAGCCCGCGAGCTCGCCGCCGGCGACGAATTTTTCAAGCCCTTCGCGGAGACGGACTACCGGGGCAACATGAGCGTCACCACGATCCGAACGGCGCTGGGGCGGACCATCACGGTCCAGCACGACGCCA
This window encodes:
- a CDS encoding Gfo/Idh/MocA family oxidoreductase, which encodes MKLTRRNYLRLSGLGGLGLAGRGFLHGWPGNPAARPDDLPAVMRRLAGGRVQRFNMSGFAAPPLQKVRLGIIGLGQRGPAHMITMTHVEGTEIKALCDIRPDKAAAAKKQLEGTLHAPDVYTGPEDWKKVCQREDLDLIVLTTPWYMHAMMAVYAMDHGKHVASEVPAAGTIEECWRLVETAERTRRHLMMMENYCYLPFQLLTLNLARQGFFGDVVHGDCAYNTSKMGNNFSKTMYWDMWWLRQYAKRRGNLYPTHGLGPVSTIMDINRGDRFEFLVAVESRDFMMRAKARELAAGDEFFKPFAETDYRGNMSVTTIRTALGRTITVQHDATSPSPHNLIHGIYGTRGAALYDPQPPRLAAGNHAWVSPEEFKALEEKHTPKITLQLAELARQTGAGHGGTDLMEDWRLIDCLRHGLPLDQDVYDAAAWSSIVPLSQWSVLNRSNSIDIPDFTAGAWKTNRRNMDINLDKGGQTRIIV